In one window of Desulforhabdus amnigena DNA:
- a CDS encoding PIG-L deacetylase family protein: MVFSPHPDDETIGAGGLIQRVLGAGGKVRIVFMTSGDGYLEGVERENHVTHPTAKDFRSYGREREEEARKALAILGVKKEDLSFLGFPDGGLCQLLLAFRSDPTVYTSPFTKENRPPSSEIIVPHTDYDGEDLKKEIKRLLIEFRPTLVALTPPEDMHPDHCSTYHFFFDSLKELQKKNPSIKPEVLAFLIHFGSWPSGKETGDGSFPPPPKDFPDKQANWVSFSLLPREVEAKREAILQYHTQEVVLGKFLLEFAKTNELFILEETTSSQRSRLLTDCAK; encoded by the coding sequence ATGGTCTTTTCTCCTCACCCTGACGATGAAACCATTGGAGCAGGGGGGCTGATTCAGCGGGTTCTTGGCGCAGGCGGGAAGGTCAGAATTGTCTTCATGACAAGCGGGGACGGCTATCTCGAAGGGGTAGAGCGTGAGAATCACGTCACACATCCAACAGCGAAGGACTTTCGCAGCTATGGCAGAGAACGGGAGGAGGAGGCCAGGAAGGCCCTCGCCATTTTGGGGGTAAAGAAGGAGGATCTGTCTTTCCTCGGTTTTCCGGACGGTGGACTGTGTCAGCTGCTCCTGGCGTTCCGCTCCGACCCCACGGTCTACACGTCTCCTTTCACCAAAGAAAATCGTCCGCCGTCATCCGAGATTATCGTGCCCCACACAGACTATGATGGAGAAGACTTAAAGAAAGAGATCAAGCGCTTACTGATCGAATTTCGGCCTACCCTGGTGGCTTTGACTCCACCAGAGGACATGCATCCTGATCATTGTTCGACATACCATTTCTTTTTTGATTCATTGAAAGAACTGCAAAAGAAAAACCCCTCCATTAAGCCCGAGGTGCTTGCCTTTTTGATCCACTTTGGTTCTTGGCCTTCGGGCAAGGAAACGGGCGACGGCTCTTTTCCTCCCCCGCCCAAAGACTTTCCCGACAAACAGGCCAATTGGGTCTCATTTTCCCTGCTCCCCCGGGAAGTAGAGGCTAAACGTGAGGCAATCCTCCAATATCATACGCAGGAAGTCGTCTTGGGAAAGTTCCTTTTGGAGTTCGCAAAGACAAACGAACTCTTCATTCTGGAAGAGACCACATCTTCCCAAAGATCCCGGTTATTAACTGACTGTGCAAAGTAG
- the thiC gene encoding phosphomethylpyrimidine synthase ThiC gives MPTQLDYAKDGVVTEEMKQAVIGEPITAEELRERIAQGHAVLPKNINHSFPILRAIGRGLKTKVNANLGSSGECYMMDLEDAKLKAALKAKTDSIMDLSTGGNLGGLRQYFLEHSTVMVGAVPIYALATEMVCNHQPLDKMDGDQLLKSIEKQCREGLDYITVHCGVTLASVKKLESFERIMPCVSRGGSIHMHWMRANRKENPLYENFDDLLEIAHKYDVTLSLGDGFRPGTIMDATDGAQLEELMILGELAKRARARGVQTMIEGPGHVPFHQIQANMQLQKKLCDGAPFYILGPLPTDIAAGYDHITAAIGGALAGSAGADFICYVTPAEHLGLPNADDVYQGVMASRIAAHVADIAKGLPGAMDADRRISEARQKLDWEGVIRESLDPDLVRERIQITEDREACSMCGKLCAVKISRLI, from the coding sequence ATGCCTACACAACTGGATTACGCAAAAGACGGTGTTGTTACTGAAGAGATGAAGCAGGCAGTCATCGGGGAACCCATTACCGCGGAAGAACTGCGGGAACGGATTGCCCAGGGACATGCGGTGCTTCCCAAAAATATCAATCACTCCTTCCCGATCTTGCGCGCCATTGGCCGAGGTTTGAAAACCAAGGTGAACGCCAACCTGGGAAGCAGCGGCGAATGCTATATGATGGACCTGGAAGACGCGAAACTGAAAGCGGCTTTGAAGGCCAAAACCGACTCCATCATGGATCTTTCCACGGGTGGAAATCTTGGAGGATTGCGGCAATACTTTTTGGAACACTCCACCGTCATGGTCGGGGCGGTCCCCATTTACGCTCTGGCCACGGAAATGGTCTGCAACCATCAGCCTCTTGACAAGATGGATGGAGATCAGCTGCTGAAAAGCATCGAAAAACAGTGCAGGGAAGGTCTGGATTACATCACCGTACACTGCGGCGTGACCCTGGCGTCCGTGAAAAAGCTCGAGAGCTTCGAACGCATCATGCCCTGTGTGAGCCGCGGAGGCTCCATCCACATGCACTGGATGCGTGCCAACCGCAAGGAAAATCCCCTCTACGAAAACTTTGACGATCTGCTGGAAATCGCTCACAAGTACGATGTGACCCTCAGCCTTGGAGACGGTTTCAGGCCTGGGACCATCATGGATGCCACGGATGGAGCTCAGCTGGAGGAGCTGATGATCCTCGGCGAACTGGCCAAACGCGCCCGCGCCCGCGGTGTTCAGACCATGATCGAAGGCCCAGGGCATGTACCTTTCCACCAGATCCAGGCCAACATGCAGCTGCAGAAAAAGCTCTGTGACGGAGCCCCTTTCTATATTCTCGGCCCCTTGCCCACAGACATCGCCGCGGGCTACGACCACATCACCGCAGCCATCGGAGGCGCTTTGGCCGGTTCCGCAGGGGCCGATTTCATCTGTTACGTGACCCCCGCCGAACATTTGGGCCTCCCTAATGCCGATGACGTCTATCAAGGGGTAATGGCTTCACGCATAGCCGCTCACGTGGCGGACATCGCAAAAGGGCTGCCGGGTGCCATGGATGCAGACCGGAGAATCTCAGAAGCACGGCAGAAACTGGATTGGGAAGGAGTGATCCGGGAATCGCTGGATCCCGACCTGGTGAGGGAACGCATCCAGATCACCGAAGACCGGGAAGCTTGCAGCATGTGTGGAAAGCTCTGTGCGGTCAAAATCAGCCGTCTGATTTAG
- a CDS encoding IS4 family transposase, with product MIPVENMDIKLDDATLLLKAKETGFMKRIRKFNPFDFIKALCLMTLYSTVSLEVFATILGFVAGSCISKQSLWERITPKCVAFVRSVLMSLMFRASSLEPLTAKGAFSRFKRVLLQDSTTINLPESLVRFFPGSGNQTGKVQAIMKIQVIHDLLSQTCLHFGLSGFRRNDQKASADILNFARPGDLVIRDLGYFVLNIFRLFTRQGIYFLTPYQHNVNYYTEDGERLDLLKLLKKHPIVDTMIVAGATERLPVRLVASPVPANIAQIRRRKLLKKDRRSNPTKEQLELLGWDIFLSNVGEDIWDSLTACRIYGIRWRIEILFKAWKSHFHLNSLPQKGSKSYIELLVYSRLVFITLFQSFFAEFSAYAYATEGKHLSLLKFAQFIQEHIWALILLFHSSQMPNLFLEQLLRHCAYESRHERKNYHEKLSNFLT from the coding sequence TTGATTCCTGTTGAAAACATGGACATTAAACTCGATGACGCAACTCTTTTGCTCAAAGCCAAAGAAACTGGCTTCATGAAGCGCATCAGAAAGTTTAATCCATTCGATTTCATAAAGGCTCTCTGCCTTATGACTCTCTACAGCACAGTCAGTCTTGAAGTATTTGCCACAATTCTGGGGTTTGTTGCAGGCTCTTGCATCTCAAAGCAATCCCTCTGGGAGAGGATAACCCCCAAATGTGTTGCTTTTGTGCGCTCAGTGCTCATGTCACTCATGTTTAGAGCATCCAGCCTGGAACCTCTCACAGCCAAAGGGGCATTCAGTCGTTTCAAGAGGGTTCTCCTCCAGGACAGCACTACCATTAACCTGCCCGAGAGTCTGGTTCGTTTCTTCCCCGGCTCAGGTAATCAGACGGGAAAGGTGCAAGCAATCATGAAAATTCAAGTCATCCATGATTTGCTCTCGCAGACTTGCCTTCATTTTGGGTTAAGTGGTTTTAGAAGAAACGATCAGAAAGCCTCTGCCGATATTCTTAACTTTGCCAGGCCAGGGGATCTTGTCATCCGAGATCTTGGCTATTTCGTTCTCAACATATTTAGATTATTTACCCGTCAAGGAATCTACTTCCTTACTCCCTATCAGCATAATGTTAATTATTATACAGAAGATGGAGAAAGACTCGATCTCCTTAAACTTCTCAAAAAACATCCTATTGTGGATACCATGATTGTAGCAGGAGCTACGGAGAGACTGCCGGTTAGACTCGTAGCCTCCCCTGTGCCTGCAAACATTGCCCAGATAAGGCGAAGAAAGCTCCTCAAGAAGGACAGAAGGTCCAATCCTACGAAAGAGCAACTCGAACTCCTTGGATGGGATATATTCCTCAGCAATGTTGGGGAGGATATCTGGGATAGCCTGACTGCATGCAGAATCTATGGCATCCGTTGGAGAATAGAGATTCTCTTTAAAGCATGGAAGAGTCACTTCCACCTCAACTCTTTGCCCCAGAAGGGGAGCAAGAGCTATATCGAGCTTCTTGTCTACTCAAGGCTTGTCTTCATCACTCTCTTTCAGTCTTTCTTTGCAGAATTCAGCGCATATGCTTATGCCACTGAGGGCAAACATCTCAGTCTTTTGAAATTTGCTCAGTTTATCCAAGAACATATCTGGGCTCTTATCCTTTTATTCCACTCATCTCAGATGCCAAATCTTTTCCTTGAACAGCTACTCAGGCATTGTGCCTATGAATCACGTCATGAAAGGAAAAACTACCATGAAAAACTCTCTAATTTCTTAACCTGA